The following coding sequences are from one Humulus lupulus chromosome X, drHumLupu1.1, whole genome shotgun sequence window:
- the LOC133805502 gene encoding cytosolic sulfotransferase 15-like: MEISNVTKKNKDEEMERDETVDETLAKLEKVKDPVRDIYRCCYQGFWTPTSSLKSIISFQTQFEARDDDILLASCPKSGTTWLKSLVFAIVRRSIDFELYSNNSSLFSTTNVHDLIPFEVNREFTSIIENMKPRLLSTHIPYPSLPPSIKYSNCKIVYICRHPLDVFISYWHFNHKFVGDNVEPHHLEECFNMFCEGIHPFGPFWDHILGFWKESLESPHKILFLKYEDLKRDNAFFIKKIADFLGYPFSTEEENQGVPQQTMQLCSFENLKNLDVNKTGRRQIGLSNSALFRKGEVGDWVNYLTPEMAERGKKLIQEKLGQSNLMFDF; encoded by the coding sequence ATGGAAATATCGAATGTTACTAAGAAGAACAAGGATGAAGAAATGGAGAGAGATGAGACAGTTGATGAAACTTTGGCAAAGCTTGAAAAAGTTAAAGATCCAGTACGTGATATTTATCGCTGTTGTTATCAAGGATTTTGGACTCCAACATCTTCATTGAAAAGTATAATATcttttcaaactcaatttgaggCACGAGATGATGATATTTTATTAGCTTCTTGTCCAAAATCAGGTACTACTTGGTTAAAATCTCTTGTATTTGCGATTGTGAGACGTAGTATTGATTTCGAACTATACTCGAATAATAGCAGCCTTTTTTCTACTACTAATGTACATGATCTTATACCTTTTGAGGTAAACAGAGAATTCACATCAATTATCGAAAACATGAAGCCAAGACTTTTGAGTACCCACATTCCTTACCCCTCGTTACCACCCTCCATCAAGTACTCTAATTGTAAAATTGTATACATTTGTAGGCATCCTTTGGATGTATTTATTTCTTATTGGCACTTTAATCATAAATTTGTGGGGGATAATGTGGAACCACATCATTTAGAAGAGTGCTTCAATATGTTTTGTGAAGGAATACATCCATTTGGACCATTTTGGGACCATATTTTGGGATTTTGGAAAGAAAGCTTAGAGAGTCCTCACAAAATATTGTTTTTGAAATATGAAGACCTTAAAAGAGACAATGCATTTTTTATCAAAAAGATCGCAGACTTTTTGGGATATCCATTTTCAACTGAGGAAGAAAATCAAGGAGTTCCACAACAAACAATGCAGTTATGTAgctttgaaaatttgaaaaatttGGATGTAAATAAGACTGGTAGACGTCAAATTGGGTTATCCAATAGTGCATTATTTAGGAAGGGTGAAGTTGGAGATTGGGTGAACTATTTAACACCCGAAATGGCAGAGCGTGGAAAGAAGCTCATCCAAGAAAAGCTTGGACAATCTAATTTAATGTTTGATTTCTAG
- the LOC133804577 gene encoding carboxypeptidase SOL1-like isoform X1, with the protein MNPDGYSLRQRGNANNVDLNRNFPDQFFSMNEDASAREPETRAIMEWSSQIHFTASASLHGGALVANYPWDGSQDKRQIYYACPDDETFRFLASVYSRFHYNMSLSNEFPGGITNGAFWYPIYGGMQDWNYIHGDCFELTLEISDNKWPPAHELATLWKYNKMSMLNLVVSLVQTGVHGRVFSSDSGRPLPGTITIEGVNHTVKTNRVFADYHRLLTPGGRYKVMATVPGYKSKTTNIWLEKSAMTVDFVLDPEVTPNGNLLRSACECNCGRLNRYEFESFFEVPTLKCTPF; encoded by the exons ATGAATCCTGATGGATATTCCCTACGGCAGCGTGGCAATGCGAATAATGTTGATTTAAATCGAAACTTTCCAGATCAG TTTTTCTCTATGAATGAGGATGCATCTGCAAGAGAACCTGAAACAAGAGCAATAATGGAGTGGTCAAGCCAGATACATTTTACAGCTTCTGCCAGCTTGCACGGG GGTGCACTTGTTGCAAATTATCCATGGGATGGAAGTCAGGATAAAAG ACAAATCTATTATGCGTGTCCTGATGATGAAACATTTCGGTTCTTGGCGAGTGTGTACAGTCGCTTTCACTATAACATGTCCTTGAGTAATGAATTTCCTGGTGGAATCACAAATGGTGCATTTTG GTATCCTATTTATGGAGGTATGCAAGACTGGAACTACATACATGGGGATTGTTTTGAATTGACTCTAGAGATTAGTGACAACAAATGGCCTCCTGCTCACGAG CTTGCTACCCTTTGGAAATACAACAAAATGAGTATGCTCAATCTTGTTGTGAGCCTCGTACAG ACAGGAGTGCATGGAAGGGTTTTTTCATCAGATAGTGGGAGGCCATTACCTGGTACTATTACCATTGAGGGAGTAAATCACACG GTTAAAACAAATAGAGTATTTGCTGATTACCATCGATTGCTTACCCCTGGTGGGAGGTACAAAG TTATGGCCACTGTGCCTGGGTACAAATCAAAGACAACAAATATTTGGTTGGAAAAATCTGCCATGACAGTTGATTTTGTTCTGGATCCAGAAGTTACCCCCAACGGGAATCTTCTTCGTAGTGCATGTGAATGCAACTGTGGTAGGTTGAACAGGTATGAATTTGAGAGCTTTTTCGAGGTGCCCACTTTGAAGTGTACGCCCTTTTGA
- the LOC133804577 gene encoding carboxypeptidase SOL1-like isoform X2: MNPDGYSLRQRGNANNVDLNRNFPDQFFSMNEDASAREPETRAIMEWSSQIHFTASASLHGGALVANYPWDGSQDKRYPIYGGMQDWNYIHGDCFELTLEISDNKWPPAHELATLWKYNKMSMLNLVVSLVQTGVHGRVFSSDSGRPLPGTITIEGVNHTVKTNRVFADYHRLLTPGGRYKVMATVPGYKSKTTNIWLEKSAMTVDFVLDPEVTPNGNLLRSACECNCGRLNRYEFESFFEVPTLKCTPF; this comes from the exons ATGAATCCTGATGGATATTCCCTACGGCAGCGTGGCAATGCGAATAATGTTGATTTAAATCGAAACTTTCCAGATCAG TTTTTCTCTATGAATGAGGATGCATCTGCAAGAGAACCTGAAACAAGAGCAATAATGGAGTGGTCAAGCCAGATACATTTTACAGCTTCTGCCAGCTTGCACGGG GGTGCACTTGTTGCAAATTATCCATGGGATGGAAGTCAGGATAAAAG GTATCCTATTTATGGAGGTATGCAAGACTGGAACTACATACATGGGGATTGTTTTGAATTGACTCTAGAGATTAGTGACAACAAATGGCCTCCTGCTCACGAG CTTGCTACCCTTTGGAAATACAACAAAATGAGTATGCTCAATCTTGTTGTGAGCCTCGTACAG ACAGGAGTGCATGGAAGGGTTTTTTCATCAGATAGTGGGAGGCCATTACCTGGTACTATTACCATTGAGGGAGTAAATCACACG GTTAAAACAAATAGAGTATTTGCTGATTACCATCGATTGCTTACCCCTGGTGGGAGGTACAAAG TTATGGCCACTGTGCCTGGGTACAAATCAAAGACAACAAATATTTGGTTGGAAAAATCTGCCATGACAGTTGATTTTGTTCTGGATCCAGAAGTTACCCCCAACGGGAATCTTCTTCGTAGTGCATGTGAATGCAACTGTGGTAGGTTGAACAGGTATGAATTTGAGAGCTTTTTCGAGGTGCCCACTTTGAAGTGTACGCCCTTTTGA